The Pyrenophora tritici-repentis strain M4 chromosome 2, whole genome shotgun sequence genome window below encodes:
- a CDS encoding FimV, Tfp pilus assembly protein FimV yields the protein MKTIYPLLTLLSAAMVAAGPLPRNDPLFLRTEPMAAPAHEAAAAAPPAPAPDAAKAAADAMESMHVAAAQAKDKAAQEAAAKMEAEHVAAAQAKDKAAQEAAKKMEAEHIANAQAKDKAAQEAAKKMEAEHIANSQAKDKAAQEAAAKMEAEHIAKAQAADAAHKASADAMEAMHVASEKAKDAAHKASADAMEAMHVSKEMASIAAEQTPAAMTPAAEMPPAEEVPVPQQTITVSPETPAPAAAPAGMPAHTPPPAAAMPPPPPPPAEMPPPAAPAGMPAHMPPPPPAEMPAPPAHMPPPAAMPPAEKPAPPAHMPAPAEIPAPPAHMPPPAAMPPAEKPAPPAHMPAPAEVPAPPAHMPPPAEKPAPPAHMPPSAEKPAPPAHMPAPPAAMPPAEMAPPASMPPAEMPPAAAETPAAAANMSMPQAAPPAATVTESFSLVMGAALANKTASAMAEMTAPPAESPAAVETPAAAESPAAAESPAATESPAAAETPAAPAETPAMPPAAATLPPPPPAEEKPAPPPTEKPAPPAEKPAPPAEKPAPAEKPAPPAEEKPAPPAEKPAPAEEKPAPPVAAEEANGAPAPPMPAGAGEATISLPAGFLTAARLRRHPHRGLMPAKRGMKAIAF from the coding sequence ATGAAGACCATATACCCACTCCTTACCCTTTTGTCGGCGGCCATGGTTGCTGCCGGCCCTCTTCCTAGGAATGATCCTCTTTTTCTACGGACTGAACCCATGGCTGCGCCAGCACACGAAGCAGCGGCCGCAGCACCACCTGCTCCAGCTCCCGATGCGGCCAAAGCAGCCGCAGACGCCATGGAATCGATGCATGTAGCTGCGGCACAGGCAAAGGATAAAGCTGCTCAAGAAGCTGCAGCAAAGATGGAAGCAGAGCATGTAGCTGCAGCACAGGCAAAAGATAAAGCTGCTCAAGAAGCTGCTAAGAAGATGGAGGCAGAACATATAGCAAATGCCCAGGCAAAAGATAAAGCCGCTCAAGAAGCTGCTAAGAAGATGGAGGCCGAGCATATAGCCAATTCCCAGGCAAAAGATAAAGCCGCTCAAGAAGCTGCAGCAAAGATGGAGGCAGAGCACATAGCAAAAGCCCAGGCCGCAGACGCAGCCCACAAGGCATCAGCGGATGCCATGGAGGCCATGCATGTTGCATCGGAAAAGGCCAAGGACGCAGCTCACAAGGCATCTGCCGACGCCATGGAAGCTATGCACGTCTCGAAGGAAATGGCCAGCATCGCCGCTGAGCAGACTCCAGCTGCGATGACCCCGGCCGCTGAAATGCCTCCGGCTGAGGAAGTTCCGGTTCCTCAACAGACCATTACTGTTTCTCCAGAAACCCCGGCACCGGCCGCTGCTCCTGCTGGCATGCCTGCCCATACACCTCCTCCGGCCGCTGCCAtgcctcctcctcctccaccaccGGCAGAGATGCCACCACCAGCTGCTCCCGCTGGAATGCCTGCTCACATGCCTCCGCCGCCTCCAGCAGAGATGCCAGCTCCTCCTGCTCACATGCCTCCACCTGCGGCAATGCCACCAGCGGAGAAGCCTGCTCCCCCTGCTCACATGCCTGCTCCGGCGGAGATACCCGCTCCTCCTGCTCACATGCCTCCACCTGCGGCAATGCCACCAGCGGAGAAGCCTGCTCCCCCTGCTCACATGCCTGCTCCGGCGGAGGTACCCGCTCCTCCTGCTCACATGCCTCCTCCGGCAGAGAAGCCTGCTCCTCCTGCTCACATGCCTCCTTCGGCAGAGAAGCCTGCTCCTCCTGCTCACATGCCTGCACCTCCCGCGGCAATGCCACCAGCGGAGATGGCTCCTCCCGCATCAATGCCTCCAGCTGAGATGCCTCCTGCCGCTGCTGAGACACCTGCCGCTGCCGCCAACATGTCAATGCCTCAAGCGGCACCACCGGCTGCTACAGTGACTGAGAGTTTCTCGCTCGTGATGGGTGCGGCTCTTGCAAACAAGACAGCCTCAGCAATGGCTGAAATGACTGCTCCTCCCGCTGAGAGTCCTGCCGCTGTCGAGACACCTGCTGCTGCCGAGAGTCCTGCCGCCGCTGAGAGTCCTGCCGCCACTGAGAGTCCTGCTGCTGCCGAGACACCTGCTGCTCCTGCCGAGACTCCCGCCATGCCTCCTGCCGCTGCTACGCTTCCACCACCCCCACCAGCTGAAGAGAAGCCCGCCCCTCCTCCTACTGAGAAGCCTGCCCCTCCCGCTGAAAAGCCCGCTCCTCCTGCCGAGAAACCTGCTCCGGCTGAGAAGCCCGCTCCCCCGGCTGAAGAGAAACCTGCTCCTCCAGCTGAGAAGCCAGCTCCTGCCGAAGAGAAACCCGCACCACCGGTCGCCGCTGAAGAGGCCAATGGCGCGCCTGCCCCTCCGATGCCTGCCGGCGCAGGCGAAGCCACAATTTCCCTTCCCGCAGGCTTCTTGACTGCTGCACGCCTACGCAGACATCCTCACCGGGGGCTTATGCCAGCTAAGCGTGGCATGAAGGCTATTGCGTTCTAA